From Mumia sp. ZJ1417:
AGCGGGAGGTCGGCCGGCGGATCACCGCACTGCTGACGCCTCCGGGGGAGAAGCCTGCCGACGGACTCCCGGTCGGTCTCGACTCGGGCGTGATCGGCGTCATCGGCAGCACGGTGGACGGATACACGCTGGTCGTCACGAGAGGGACGGACGGTGCCGCCCTCGTCTCGAAGCTCACCGCAGATCTTCCGGACAAGGCCAGGCAAGGACTTGAGATCCGCGTCTCCGGACGCACCGCCGACGAGCTCCGCGCAGCGTGGGCAGCCGTGTTCGCGCAGCAGTGGCGCACCCTCGCACCCGCGCCCCAGCACGCCGTCGCGGTCGAGCTCGATCCCGAGCGCGAGGCCGTCGTCGTGGTCATCGGCTCTGAGCCGCCAGACGTCGGTCGACTCGACACGCTCCAGCGGCCGTTGCGGGGCGTCGAGCCCGGAGCCGTCGTCATCCAGTACGGGGGAGCAGCCGGCCGCGCGGTCGGCGACGAATAGATGTCAGTCTTCACGACCTTCCGGGCTCGCTCTCTCACGGCAGCCACGGTGATTCTCATCGCGCTAGGCCTGCTGCTCTCCCTCGTCGTGGCTCCTGTGCAGGCCGCGCCGGAGCCGAAGCCTCTCCCGACCGGCGTGCACGTCGACTACCAGCTCGGCGGGATCCGCAGCGTTCCCTCCAGCGTCGGCATCGTCGTACGCGACCGGAAGGCGAAGCCTCTCGCCGGCCGCTACAACATCTGCTACGTCAACGCCTTCCAGACCCAGAAAAGCGAGCGCAAGTCCTGGCGCCACAAGCGCTGGCACCTCGTGCTGAAGAGGAACGGCAAGGCCGTCAAGGACACCGAGTGGAACGAGTGGCTGCTCGACATCCGGACGGGCGCCAAGCGTGCGAAGCTCGCGAAGGTCATGCGCACCTGGATGAAGGGCTGCGCCCGTGCCGGCTACGACGCCGTCGAGCTCGACAACCTCGACTCCTTCCTTCGAAGCCGCGGCCTCCTCAGTCGCAAGCAGGCCGTCGCGTACGCGAAACGCCTCGTGAAGTCCGCACACGCCGTCGGGCTCGCCGTGGGGCAGAAGAACTTCGCCGAGCTCAACGGCAAGAAGATCGGCTTCGACTTCGCCATCGCGGAACAGTGCGGCCAGTGGCGCGAGTGCGCGGCCTACGTGCGCTCGTACGGTCGCCGGGTCATCGCCGTCGAGTATCGGCGCAAGGACTTCCGGTGGACCTGCACGCGCTACGGAGCCATGCTCCCGGTCGTCTACCGCGACCACGCGCTCAAGCCCAAGGGCGTACGCACGTTCTGCTGACACCGCCGTCCTGTGCGGGTCCTCGGCCGTCACTCCCCGACGTCCTGCATACTGACCGCCAGGGGACGGGTGTCCCGATCCCCTGGGCCTCTAGCTCAATTGGCAGAGCAACGGACTTTTAATCCGTGGGTTGTGGGTTCGAGTCCCACGGGGCCTACCGAAGACCCGCGCATGGGCGCAACCTCGCGGATTCGGCCACGCGCGAGAGTTTTGCGGCTTATCTTCTTGGCGACATCCCTCCGCTTGCCAGGAGCCGCACGATGCTGCCCACCTCTCCCTCGCGCCCCCTGCGGCGCCTCGCTCTCGCGGCGACCGCAGTGGCGCTGATCGCTGCCGCCGCGCCTGCGGCGACCGCCGCAGACGATCCGCCGACCACCGGGTCCGGACCGGACGCAGCCGCGAAGACCCGCGCCGCTGCCCAGGTCCACGAAGTGCGCTCCGTCCCGAGCCGCGCCGCGGGCCTCCTCGTCACGTACGACAAGGTGGCGACGACGGGGTCCTCCACCGTCACGGCCGCGGCCCGGAAGGTCGCCAAGGCCGAGGTGG
This genomic window contains:
- a CDS encoding endo alpha-1,4 polygalactosaminidase yields the protein MSVFTTFRARSLTAATVILIALGLLLSLVVAPVQAAPEPKPLPTGVHVDYQLGGIRSVPSSVGIVVRDRKAKPLAGRYNICYVNAFQTQKSERKSWRHKRWHLVLKRNGKAVKDTEWNEWLLDIRTGAKRAKLAKVMRTWMKGCARAGYDAVELDNLDSFLRSRGLLSRKQAVAYAKRLVKSAHAVGLAVGQKNFAELNGKKIGFDFAIAEQCGQWRECAAYVRSYGRRVIAVEYRRKDFRWTCTRYGAMLPVVYRDHALKPKGVRTFC